GACAGAGAGAGGTGAGCCGAGTCTACAGTcatccatcaccaaacccaccagactccatgtaaacaaTCAGGACTTTCATCaacgtaaaacacacttcattcaaagtggacagaaacacaataaaactaccaaaagccgtcttggttcatctttccactgttccaacaatcaccactctggtttggttgaaatgaacccttaattcacccatttacatgtggaaatatgctggctctatacacgctaaaagtactgattatttacatggagtctggtggaaatatgctggctctatacactctaaaagtcctgattatttacatggagtctggtgagtttggtgatggtgatttcggggctgtttcatgttaaactaaaaggatcttactctttaactaaaaggtctatctctgttgggatcctttcataatgttgtcacacacttaaaataataatctgagtctgtcagcggcaaaaacacctgttcccgagcaggttaggtgttcaggaTAAGTGACCACGGCATTTTAACctggtaacaagtgatccaccgtcgtgatacacaaaaccctgggttgaacctgaagttacctcggtaACCCCAAATCTTGCtccgtagtacaggcctctggtcactttttttgacgtttttatagatttattttttccaagatttgtcactttttttcaattttttttgtacactttttgaagatttttccggcatttttgtcacttttttcaacgttcttttgtcatttcttttcaaatgttatgaaactgaataaaacacccaaattcaatgaaagtattgaactgatcatttatttttcttgtgaagtaaccatccacgttacttttttggttgaaagaaacccaaatttctgatatagaagctttttgaaaatgggtcaaatttgacaacaGCAGGgtttgtcttttctcttttttacagTAGACATAActatttcatgtgttttttcAGATATTTCTCATCTTATTTTCCTGTGAAGCGCTGGATAGTTTCATGTTTCCTCCACTGATGGACAGAAATCCCGAAATAACGGAATCCCGTCTGccgtcctggctcctaaatggtggaacgagcttcTCGTTGACATCAGAGGACAGCTGAAAGTAATCGTCCACCGCAGGCTAAAAACACCTCTCTTCTGACAGCACCTTTACTAAGAAGATAATgctacaaaaataataaatgttgcacttatgaaaatgtgtgtgaatgctgaaaagttATCACTCTAAAGAAGCTAAATACACATCAGTTATAAACTCAGAACAGAAAGGAGCATGAAACCTAAACAGTGATAACAGGAACACGGTTTGATATCTCAATGTCTTGTCATTTCTTGTAAGTTTATTTGGAGTCTCTAGCTGACAGTATTGTGGGAGGAGGAGCATTTTAAAGTGGGTATATAGGTTCAAAAGAATGTGAACTGAACAAAGGCATGGTTTTATATCGCATGTTCAACATGAAATAAGAGCCAGTCAGCAGATTGGCAGTTAAAGCAGAGCATTTATTAACACAAGAAACATTCAATTCAGTTTCTTTGTTGCCTGTTTCTCTGTGCAACTAAGTGAGCAAGTGCGAGTGtgcgtctatgtgtgtgtgtgtgtgtgtgtatacccgtcagtgtgcgtgtttgtgtgcatgtgttctgCAATGAGATGACAAAAACTCATTAACAATAAATCAAAGATGAACATAAATTGCGTGCGTTAAGGACAATCAAAACATCACGAGAAAGtatgtgtgaatgctgaaaagttATCACTCTAAAGAAGCTAAATACACATCTGTTATAAACTCAGAACAGAAATGAGCATGAAACCTaaacagtgtctctgtgtgtgtgtgtcttctgcaATGAGATGACAAAAACtcaaacaataaatcaaacatGAACATAAATTGTGCGTTAAGGGCAATCAAAACATCACGAGAAAATGCTGAAGAGCTATCAGTCTAAAGAAACTAAATaaccccccccatcccccctccCCTTATAAACTCAAACTTCCTGAGCGTACAGGTATACTGCCAGAATCAGGCCATAAAACACAGCACAATGCCATAAAACGATAgaataataaatgtaaaatcCTCATAACAAAGTATTTATAATGATGATCTATTAAATGCACTGCATCAGTGTAATTCTTCAGCTATGTGTCATCAGATAAAAGATCATGAAGATGAAAATGTCTGAGCATCTCTTCAGATGTATCGGCCTCTTTCAGTCGACCTTTAAGTATCCTCTCTGATCAACCAGCGTCTGCAGGTTCTCTTTTACGTCACTGAAGTAACGCTCGATGTCACACATCTGCCTCATGTATCTCTGATTATAATAAACATCAAAGTATTTATCATAGCTGTCATGAGCTATGTGATACACATTTGACTCTTCATCAATCAGACGAGAAGGGGCTCGCTGCCCACTGCACTTATCCTCGATCATTTCCTTGTGCTCTTTGAACAGTGTGTCCAGGTCTCTCAGGTAAGTAGAGAGGAGACTCTCCACAGGGTCGCAGGTCTGAGTCCCTCCGAGTCTCACCAGGTGAATCAGCATCTGGATGTGGAAGGCTGCCCCGTTCACCCAGGCCTTCAGAGCCTGAGACGACATGTGGCCGTCCCTCACCATGGAGTTCTTCAGCTTGGTGAGGGCGATGCTCAGCTGGACCTCGATCCGTTTGATGTCAGTCACCAGTTCGTGGTCGTTGTTGATGTGCATCATGCATCTCTTCAGGCACTCGTCGATCTGATCCCAGACCTCGGAGGCCTTCTCCTCGGCAAACACGCTCCGCAGAGCGTCCTTCATGCTCTCCTCAGGCGGGGAAGCTGAGTCGATGTAGATGGAGATAGCCAGCGCTCCGAGGCCCGCCAGTGCAGGAACTGGTGTCAAGTCGCCCAGTATCTCCAGCAGGCTCTTGATCATGCCTGCAGCAAACTGGCCCGCCTCCATTTTCCTCTTCTTGTAGTGTTGTGTCAGATTGTCTGAAGACGAAACACCAGTGAACATCACAATGGTCTTGTTGACTCTCAGATCTGGACTGTCTTTGATTTGCTTCCTGAAATCATCCAGTTCTGCCTTCTCCCTCTCCATTCTGCTCTGTGCATCACCCATCTTCTTGTTTTCAGGATCAGATCAAAGATGGAGGTTGTAGTTTTCTGTGGAACGCTGCAACACACAAACAGTGAACGTTTTCAAGCAAATTATCTTAGAACATCGTTTCTACTTTCATTGAAGCTTTGCATTAACTAGGATTAAAATGCAGTTCTTTTCCTGTAATGAAGTATCTTTAAAGTGGGTTATTGCTTCCTTGAGGCTCTGCATTCTTCTTTCACTACGAACAGGTTACAGACTTCAGatcagaaaaaaataagtgGAGGAGTGATTTCAAGTGGAAAAACCATTTATGAAATCcagacaaaaaaaagttaagacAAAAATCTAGACAGCTACAAACATAGTAGCAATTTAGTTTAATGTTGTATGAATTCATTTTTCTTTATGTTTGAGTTACCTGGCTGCAGTTCTCTTCCTGGTGAGTCAAGGACGGGGCAGAGGGCGGAGCCTGATTTTATGCAGAGGCCCCAGTCTTGGACCGTACCAAAAGATCTGACAGCAGAGGGGGGGATCAGGGTTTATTCCTGCAGGTTGTAGTTATTGTTCATGTTGTCCCCCCCTCTGTGTGTTTATTGGTTCGGTCAGTTGGTATATAAGTGTCCCTCCCATCTGTTAATTGAGttaacattttgattttgtttagccTTGGTTTTCAGTAGAGTTATGGTTTGTTGACCTTTTTTTGGGGACCATATTACTCTTTGCTTAATTTGCTTGTTAATCTCTGTGTTTGGGGGAAATAAACCCAACTTTTTGAACTTCAAACCTGTGTGTCGCTGCATAACGCTCAGTTTTTGTGGCCTGAACTTAACTGTAATGTCGGTAAACAACCAGCaactcgcggtgctctgtacctgaCTAAAAATTAAACAATTAGGACTTTATACCAAAGA
This window of the Sander lucioperca isolate FBNREF2018 chromosome 21, SLUC_FBN_1.2, whole genome shotgun sequence genome carries:
- the LOC118494117 gene encoding uncharacterized protein LOC118494117, yielding MGDAQSRMEREKAELDDFRKQIKDSPDLRVNKTIVMFTGVSSSDNLTQHYKKRKMEAGQFAAGMIKSLLEILGDLTPVPALAGLGALAISIYIDSASPPEESMKDALRSVFAEEKASEVWDQIDECLKRCMMHINNDHELVTDIKRIEVQLSIALTKLKNSMVRDGHMSSQALKAWVNGAAFHIQMLIHLVRLGGTQTCDPVESLLSTYLRDLDTLFKEHKEMIEDKCSGQRAPSRLIDEESNVYHIAHDSYDKYFDVYYNQRYMRQMCDIERYFSDVKENLQTLVDQRGYLKVD